One region of Trichosurus vulpecula isolate mTriVul1 chromosome 1, mTriVul1.pri, whole genome shotgun sequence genomic DNA includes:
- the LOC118858397 gene encoding 60S ribosomal protein L17-like has product MVRYSLDPENPTKSYKSRGSNLHFKNTRETAQAIKGMHIRKATKYLKDVTLKKQCVPFRRYNGGVGRCAQAKQWGWTQGRWPKKSAELLLHMLKNAESNAELKGLDVDSLVIEHIQVNKAPKMRRRTYRAHGRINPYMSSPCHVEMILTEKEQIVPKPEEEVAQKKKISQKKLKKQKLMA; this is encoded by the coding sequence ATGGTGAGGTACTCTCTTGATCCAGAGAACCCCACAAAATCATACAAGTCAAGGGGTTCAAATCTCCACTTCAAGAACACCCGTGAAACAGCCCAAGCTATCAAGGGCATGCATATCCGAAAAGCtaccaagtatttgaaagatgtcaCATTGAAGAAACAGTGTGTTCCCTTCCGTCGGTATAATGGTGGAGTTGGAAGGTGTGCCCAGGCTAAGCAGTGGGGTTGGACACAGGGTCGTTGGCCCAAAAAGAGTGCTGAACTCTTGCTGCATATGCTTAAAAATGCAGAGAGTAATGCAgaactgaagggtttggatgTGGATTCTCTTGTCATTGAGCATATCCAGGTTAACAAGGCTCCCAAAATGCGACGGCGTACTTACAGGGCTCATGGTCGAATCAACCCATACATGAGTTCTCCTTGCCATGTTGAGATGATACTcactgaaaaggaacaaattgttcctaaACCAGAAGAGGaggttgctcaaaagaaaaagatatcccagaagaaactgaagaaacaaaagcttatgGCATAG